One region of Ahniella affigens genomic DNA includes:
- the pilG gene encoding twitching motility response regulator PilG, producing MEEQAKEGSLSGLKVMVIDDSKTIRRTAETLLKKEGCEVVTATDGFEALAKISDEKPQIIFVDIMMPRLDGYHTCALIKNNQMFKNVPVIMLSSKDGLFDKARGRIVGSEQYLTKPFTREELLGAIRKHVNV from the coding sequence ATGGAAGAGCAAGCGAAAGAAGGTTCATTGTCTGGTTTGAAGGTCATGGTCATCGATGATTCGAAGACTATCCGTCGGACTGCAGAAACATTGTTGAAGAAGGAAGGCTGTGAAGTGGTCACGGCAACGGACGGCTTTGAGGCGCTGGCCAAGATTTCCGACGAGAAGCCGCAAATCATTTTTGTCGACATCATGATGCCCAGGTTGGATGGCTATCACACCTGTGCGTTGATCAAGAACAATCAGATGTTCAAAAACGTGCCGGTCATCATGCTGTCCTCGAAGGATGGTCTGTTCGACAAGGCGCGCGGTCGTATCGTGGGTTCTGAGCAGTATCTGACCAAGCCGTTCACGCGCGAGGAACTGCTCGGCGCGATTCGCAAGCACGTCAACGTTTGA
- the gshB gene encoding glutathione synthase, producing the protein MTQSLGVLMDPIEHIKPYKDSTFAMLLEAARRGYQLLYSTENSLGFAAEGPYAHWQTLQVVDQKTGFFQLGTPVRMPLSSLDVLLLRKDPPVNQTFLHDLLWAELPTTKRPIMVNDPGALLHCNEKLYALHFPELCPPSLVSRNAGDLKAFVAEQGDVVLKPIDGMAGRSIFRVKAGDPNLNVILETLLQQGKEFALAQRYLPEIKDGDKRILLIDGEPAPYCLARIPQGDDFRGNLARGGKGVAQPITDRDREIAAAVAPDLRRRGLIFVGLDVIGSHLTEINVTSPTCIREIDAQTGSNIAGLLFDAIAQRQQP; encoded by the coding sequence ATGACCCAGAGCCTCGGCGTGCTGATGGACCCCATCGAGCACATCAAACCCTATAAAGATTCCACCTTTGCCATGCTGCTTGAGGCAGCTCGGCGCGGGTACCAACTCCTCTACAGTACCGAAAACAGCCTGGGCTTTGCAGCCGAGGGCCCGTACGCGCACTGGCAAACACTGCAAGTCGTTGATCAGAAAACAGGTTTTTTTCAGCTTGGCACCCCAGTCCGTATGCCTTTGAGCAGTCTCGACGTGCTCTTGCTGCGCAAAGACCCGCCGGTCAATCAAACGTTTCTGCACGATCTCCTCTGGGCCGAGCTGCCCACCACGAAGCGCCCGATCATGGTCAACGACCCGGGCGCCCTGCTGCATTGCAATGAAAAACTCTATGCCCTGCACTTCCCCGAACTGTGCCCGCCGAGCTTAGTGTCCCGTAATGCCGGCGATTTGAAAGCATTTGTCGCTGAACAGGGTGATGTGGTTCTGAAGCCGATTGACGGGATGGCCGGCCGATCGATTTTCCGCGTCAAAGCTGGCGATCCGAACCTGAACGTCATCCTCGAAACCTTGCTGCAACAGGGGAAAGAGTTCGCGCTGGCCCAACGCTACCTGCCGGAAATCAAGGACGGCGACAAGCGCATCCTGCTGATCGACGGCGAACCCGCGCCCTACTGCCTCGCCAGAATCCCGCAGGGCGACGATTTCCGCGGCAACCTGGCCCGGGGCGGTAAGGGCGTCGCCCAGCCGATCACCGATCGCGATCGCGAGATCGCGGCCGCCGTCGCCCCCGATCTTCGCCGAAGAGGCTTGATCTTCGTCGGATTGGACGTGATCGGCTCGCATCTGACCGAAATCAACGTCACCAGCCCGACCTGCATCCGCGAGATCGACGCGCAGACTGGCAGTAACATCGCCGGTCTGTTGTTCGACGCCATCGCACAACGCCAGCAACCATGA
- a CDS encoding energy transducer TonB produces the protein MSQTISAEERLRVTLLFSVIVHAVLILGISFSYEAPADSLPSLDVILVQSSSAKTPNDADFLANANQKGGGESEESHRPRQPETSPIPKALPGQAPLPQKAGAPKPQEATPRAVLTGGENPDFQVQAIDQSRREVPKLEALTAQELIERSLEMAQLAAEVDRQREMYAKRPRRKFISANTREYVYAAYMRAWVAKIERIGSLNFPEEASRRSVTGQVVVTAAIRRDGTLESVEMITPSGHDFLDQAAIRIVEMGSPFSPLPQTDEQIDVLHITRTVQFLTGSVVRGQ, from the coding sequence ATGAGCCAAACCATCTCCGCCGAAGAGCGGCTGCGCGTGACCCTGCTGTTCTCAGTCATCGTGCACGCCGTGCTGATTCTCGGCATTTCGTTCAGCTATGAGGCACCAGCCGACTCCCTGCCGAGCCTGGACGTCATCCTCGTGCAGTCATCGAGCGCGAAAACACCGAACGACGCCGATTTTCTCGCCAATGCCAACCAAAAGGGCGGTGGCGAATCCGAGGAGAGCCATCGCCCCCGGCAACCCGAAACCAGCCCGATCCCCAAAGCCCTGCCGGGCCAAGCCCCACTCCCGCAGAAGGCCGGCGCGCCGAAGCCCCAGGAAGCCACCCCACGCGCGGTGCTGACCGGCGGCGAGAACCCCGACTTCCAAGTCCAGGCCATCGACCAAAGCCGCCGCGAAGTACCGAAGCTTGAGGCGCTGACTGCACAGGAACTGATAGAACGCAGCCTCGAAATGGCCCAACTCGCCGCCGAAGTCGACCGCCAGCGCGAGATGTACGCCAAACGCCCCCGCCGCAAGTTCATCTCCGCGAACACCCGCGAGTACGTCTACGCCGCCTACATGCGCGCCTGGGTCGCGAAGATCGAACGCATCGGCTCCCTGAATTTCCCCGAAGAAGCGTCCCGCCGCAGCGTCACCGGCCAAGTCGTCGTCACCGCCGCCATCCGCCGCGATGGCACCCTAGAGTCCGTCGAAATGATCACCCCGAGCGGCCACGACTTCCTCGATCAAGCCGCGATCCGCATCGTCGAAATGGGCTCCCCCTTTTCACCACTGCCGCAAACCGATGAACAGATCGACGTGTTGCATATCACCCGTACGGTGCAGTTCTTGACGGGGAGTGTGGTGAGGGGGCAGTAG
- a CDS encoding YddF family protein: protein MIYLLNSPVLTSYGSYQFSGPTSADEAKAILTGAFVSAIGHAESARLLSSILGINIPTNRIEIKMAIGDEALVLRMLKRLDAGKVLSDEELKALPYELSRLRRVG from the coding sequence GTGATCTATTTACTGAATTCTCCCGTTCTGACGTCCTACGGCAGCTATCAGTTCAGCGGGCCAACATCGGCCGACGAGGCCAAAGCCATATTGACTGGCGCGTTTGTCTCCGCCATCGGCCATGCCGAGTCGGCCAGACTGCTCTCAAGCATCCTAGGCATCAACATTCCCACCAATCGCATTGAGATCAAGATGGCAATCGGCGATGAAGCGCTCGTGCTCCGAATGCTCAAACGCCTCGATGCCGGCAAAGTACTGAGCGACGAAGAACTGAAGGCACTGCCGTACGAACTATCGAGACTTCGACGAGTCGGCTGA
- a CDS encoding toll/interleukin-1 receptor domain-containing protein: MAEWSERDWEMLLTEIQEGSVLPVIGPSVVTSGESGSNCSLYREIAEPMARRLGVTAKEDASAFDVARDAIAQGMPIVSIWRELKHAIRSIHQPGEALRAIAGIRRFDLFLSTTPDKLLYEAVKLERKGLEQFVANRYFTDQGALPSAGSELDNSGCDLPARRNLISIYQLLGSVEAHTGPVWEDDYIEYVFSMIRDEARLSNLFRQIRGKSLLLIGAPAEDWIVRFLLRTALGKRLSDPSSQSKHFLAEARSEANEPMLFFFEKGARVTRVIEGDPIQFAIDLRRRWDEFQPTSHGGSAPAHRVYHRNGDSCPGNSVFISYSSADVACVDNLTEAFQFHKIPYWLDRERLLAGDPLRSKIEAAIVTQCRLFLAIVSKSTERETSSESWIRMERRWAATRQTLGATFYLTLMIDDLPANHRSEVEPVFDGDRRTNTWIELDGLIESIKVHLGLMR, encoded by the coding sequence GTGGCGGAGTGGTCCGAGCGAGATTGGGAAATGCTGTTGACCGAAATTCAGGAAGGCAGTGTCTTGCCTGTGATTGGTCCATCGGTTGTGACTTCCGGTGAATCTGGCTCCAATTGTTCCCTCTATCGGGAGATCGCCGAACCCATGGCGAGGCGGCTCGGCGTCACAGCAAAAGAGGACGCCAGTGCCTTTGACGTTGCACGCGACGCAATCGCTCAAGGGATGCCGATCGTTTCCATTTGGCGGGAGCTGAAACACGCCATTCGCTCAATCCACCAGCCTGGTGAGGCGCTGCGCGCGATTGCTGGAATCAGAAGATTCGACCTCTTTCTATCAACCACGCCCGACAAGCTTTTGTATGAAGCTGTCAAGCTTGAGCGGAAAGGTCTTGAGCAGTTCGTTGCGAACCGGTACTTCACCGATCAAGGCGCGCTCCCATCAGCAGGTAGCGAGCTCGATAACTCGGGATGCGATCTTCCTGCCAGGCGGAACTTAATTTCGATCTACCAGCTTCTAGGTTCAGTTGAAGCTCATACCGGTCCAGTATGGGAAGACGACTACATTGAGTACGTCTTCTCGATGATCAGAGATGAGGCGCGCCTCAGCAATCTATTTCGGCAGATTCGGGGTAAATCGCTTTTGCTAATCGGCGCGCCAGCAGAGGACTGGATCGTCAGATTCCTGCTGAGGACCGCGTTGGGAAAGAGACTAAGTGATCCTTCAAGTCAGTCAAAACACTTTCTTGCCGAAGCTCGCAGCGAGGCAAACGAACCGATGTTGTTCTTTTTTGAAAAGGGCGCACGGGTCACTAGAGTCATAGAAGGCGACCCGATTCAATTCGCGATTGACCTCCGACGAAGGTGGGATGAGTTCCAGCCGACTAGTCATGGAGGTTCTGCTCCAGCACATCGGGTTTACCACAGAAATGGAGATTCATGTCCAGGAAACTCTGTGTTCATCAGCTACAGCAGCGCCGATGTTGCGTGTGTAGACAACCTCACAGAGGCGTTCCAATTCCATAAGATCCCCTACTGGCTAGATAGAGAGCGGCTCCTTGCAGGAGACCCTTTGCGAAGCAAGATCGAAGCAGCGATTGTTACCCAGTGTAGGCTGTTTCTCGCGATCGTATCCAAGAGTACGGAGAGAGAGACGAGCTCAGAGAGCTGGATTCGGATGGAGCGCAGATGGGCGGCAACACGCCAGACGTTAGGCGCGACTTTCTATTTGACACTCATGATTGACGACTTGCCCGCGAACCATCGGAGCGAGGTTGAGCCGGTATTTGACGGAGATCGGCGCACGAACACCTGGATTGAGCTGGATGGTTTGATCGAATCGATTAAAGTCCATTTGGGGCTAATGCGATAG
- the csm6 gene encoding CRISPR-associated ring nuclease Csm6: MTLVHGNTAPEDFPRRILVAATGLYPQVLTETLYALAVQQRPAFQPTEIHVISTSEGCERVRLMLLSDDERQLRRLCEDYRLPLPQLREDQIHTIVGPDGQVLDDIRTPEDNISAADCITRLVATLCDDPEAAVHVSIAGGRKTMSYYLGYALSLFGRSQDRMSHVLVSSPFETLPTFFYPTPRSRILQGRNDTPLDAAKAQVQLADIPFVRMRDDVTALIRSPEASFSRAVNAAAALRRPPELMLDGRGGVIVCDGQEVELSEKLFLIYAWFVALRLSASPKEQRVVRPSLKGSGAEFFHTVADRLQATFATQTWRHDPDQLRKLESVQAAQFVSEKLSRIQEALQDRLFANTLVDRFAIRSIKLGRGRAVAWELPLAKHQIVVRG, from the coding sequence ATGACTCTAGTGCACGGAAACACGGCGCCCGAGGACTTTCCGCGGCGAATTCTGGTCGCGGCGACTGGTTTGTATCCACAAGTGCTGACCGAGACTCTGTACGCACTGGCGGTGCAGCAAAGGCCGGCGTTTCAGCCGACTGAGATTCACGTGATCAGCACCAGCGAAGGCTGCGAGCGCGTGCGGCTGATGTTGCTAAGCGATGACGAGCGCCAGTTGCGTCGGCTTTGCGAAGACTACCGTTTGCCCTTGCCCCAATTGCGCGAGGATCAGATTCACACGATTGTCGGGCCGGACGGGCAGGTGCTCGACGATATACGAACGCCAGAAGACAATATCAGCGCCGCCGATTGCATCACGCGTCTCGTTGCGACGCTCTGCGATGACCCAGAGGCCGCAGTTCATGTGTCGATTGCGGGTGGGCGCAAAACCATGAGCTATTACCTGGGTTACGCGTTGTCGCTCTTTGGGCGCAGCCAAGATCGTATGTCGCATGTGTTGGTGTCGTCGCCTTTCGAGACGCTACCGACGTTCTTCTACCCGACGCCACGGTCACGGATTCTGCAAGGCCGAAACGACACGCCACTGGATGCCGCGAAAGCCCAAGTGCAACTCGCCGACATTCCGTTCGTGCGGATGCGCGATGATGTGACTGCACTGATTCGATCGCCCGAGGCCAGCTTCTCAAGAGCGGTGAATGCTGCAGCGGCGTTGCGTCGACCGCCCGAGCTGATGCTCGACGGCCGGGGTGGGGTGATCGTCTGTGATGGCCAGGAAGTCGAGTTGAGTGAGAAACTGTTCCTGATTTACGCATGGTTTGTGGCGCTTCGCCTGTCAGCGAGTCCCAAGGAGCAACGGGTGGTAAGGCCGAGCCTGAAAGGCAGTGGCGCAGAATTCTTCCACACGGTGGCGGATCGTCTGCAAGCCACATTCGCGACGCAGACTTGGCGCCACGACCCCGATCAGCTTCGAAAGCTGGAGAGCGTCCAGGCCGCACAGTTCGTCAGCGAGAAACTATCGCGCATCCAAGAAGCACTGCAGGATCGCTTATTCGCGAACACGCTAGTCGATCGCTTCGCGATTCGTTCCATCAAGCTAGGTAGGGGCCGGGCGGTGGCCTGGGAGCTCCCTTTGGCCAAGCATCAGATTGTCGTGCGGGGTTGA
- a CDS encoding SLATT domain-containing protein gives MGSADSLKVATAARTAPNEAASVPAQTSEAADNPTDALIDKMKKIVDSRYQAATRLEHRSKSSFLFVTVFSLAMILVPLLQMTGTKGGLGDQLLSILQIFLAIAVLVYTTYIQAARLDYLGQKHEQCANKINVLKDRLRMEWTLAKADLAATDDQTGADATSKRAQFSLPLDTLQRYQDEYQAILEFSPNHTELDYMRAAAERRSQKPALLQQLDHAVQNRLKAIVERFTQRDAEQTRQPSAHPQFTMNLLALVFWSGVVTAFHVGWTLCRALVLGLHRILGLPSRLWQIERKALSFYLLPAALTCAAVWLCAVMLLEAWPHARASSTASASLQEGSSPARSDSLAPSPLNIATDTATAQPESTTALSN, from the coding sequence ATGGGTAGTGCTGACAGCTTGAAAGTTGCGACGGCGGCGCGGACCGCGCCGAATGAGGCGGCTTCGGTTCCAGCCCAGACGTCGGAGGCCGCCGACAATCCGACGGATGCACTGATCGACAAGATGAAAAAGATAGTCGACAGCCGCTATCAGGCAGCAACGCGGCTGGAGCATCGCAGTAAGTCGTCGTTCCTGTTTGTCACCGTCTTTTCACTAGCCATGATTCTGGTGCCGTTGTTGCAGATGACTGGCACCAAAGGCGGTCTGGGCGACCAGCTGCTCTCGATCCTGCAGATTTTCCTGGCGATCGCCGTGCTCGTTTACACGACCTACATTCAAGCGGCCCGTCTGGACTACTTAGGCCAGAAGCATGAGCAGTGCGCCAATAAGATCAACGTTCTGAAAGATCGTTTGCGTATGGAGTGGACGCTCGCAAAGGCTGATCTGGCAGCAACTGACGATCAAACCGGCGCTGACGCGACGTCAAAGCGCGCGCAGTTCAGTCTGCCACTCGATACGTTGCAGCGGTACCAGGATGAGTACCAGGCCATCCTTGAGTTCTCGCCGAATCACACCGAACTCGACTACATGCGCGCCGCCGCAGAACGCCGATCGCAAAAGCCGGCATTGCTCCAACAACTGGATCATGCGGTGCAGAATCGGCTCAAGGCCATCGTCGAGCGCTTCACTCAACGAGACGCCGAACAAACTCGACAGCCGTCAGCGCACCCGCAATTCACGATGAACTTGCTGGCACTGGTCTTCTGGTCGGGCGTCGTCACTGCGTTCCATGTTGGCTGGACGCTGTGCCGCGCCCTGGTTCTCGGTTTACACCGAATCCTCGGCCTACCAAGCCGGCTATGGCAGATCGAGCGCAAGGCCTTGAGCTTCTATCTGCTTCCGGCAGCACTCACTTGCGCGGCTGTGTGGCTGTGCGCCGTCATGTTGCTCGAAGCCTGGCCGCACGCCCGCGCCTCATCGACCGCATCCGCAAGTTTGCAGGAAGGCTCGTCGCCAGCTCGATCTGACAGCCTTGCACCATCGCCACTGAACATTGCTACCGACACAGCAACAGCACAACCAGAATCAACCACTGCATTATCGAACTGA
- the cmr1 gene encoding type III-B CRISPR module RAMP protein Cmr1 encodes MPMPRKRTSARPLPELSPQSLFSNKRPAHSWRLDCELITPMYGGGTVTRTVDLGLPFRPTAIRGQLRFWWRLLRRLDAKTSKETPEQRFQAERAIWGGLGDAETLAKSRVLVRLIKMPSLTERNLQPAQEKQVNKAGKLVPRWAAGVNDYALFPAQEQSEDKDDKVPAASVLMPGPTTVLRVTLVGALKGEGKFEEVRTEDRQEIERAIRWWATFGGFGGRTRRGAGAIAAQLDGKHVCVTAEEVAQQGLALHLGPTEDNAEAAWNFALKAMKEYRHGAKIGKSPWPEADSIRDLTNQTGRSSRHPARIAFPRAAFGLPIITHFKDQKLGDPVDTELKPSGDDRERMASPIILRPIALTPGTFRAGLLCLPADHLKSLSLDLRETKGSKKLIGTFGPTEWWPEGEAARRKKANDIGPMQRTNQHDVLAGFVSHFKSAGSRQGTTTVPDARRGGTSNIRGPAQPSALPSKTAPKPEAPEETRECQVLRLSPNGRCLEAKIDTKLTVLAAASDFDALLDRVSEDVRQRIKSGKTSGKWRVTFVNKKLTKVEPIS; translated from the coding sequence ATGCCCATGCCCAGAAAGCGAACATCAGCGCGACCGTTGCCCGAGCTCAGCCCCCAGTCGCTCTTTTCGAACAAGCGCCCAGCACACAGCTGGCGCCTGGACTGTGAACTAATCACGCCCATGTACGGCGGCGGCACGGTGACGCGAACCGTCGACCTGGGCCTACCGTTTCGCCCCACTGCGATCCGCGGTCAATTGCGTTTCTGGTGGCGCTTGCTGCGACGACTCGACGCGAAGACGAGCAAGGAAACACCTGAACAACGGTTCCAGGCCGAGCGCGCCATCTGGGGTGGCTTGGGTGATGCCGAAACCCTGGCAAAGAGCCGGGTGCTGGTGCGGCTGATCAAGATGCCTTCCCTGACCGAACGAAACCTTCAGCCTGCGCAGGAGAAGCAGGTTAACAAGGCCGGAAAACTCGTTCCAAGGTGGGCTGCAGGCGTCAACGACTACGCACTGTTCCCTGCGCAGGAGCAGTCGGAGGACAAAGACGATAAGGTACCTGCAGCGTCCGTGCTGATGCCGGGTCCAACGACTGTGTTGAGAGTCACACTCGTTGGTGCGTTAAAAGGCGAAGGCAAGTTCGAAGAAGTCCGCACCGAAGACCGGCAGGAGATCGAGCGGGCGATTCGTTGGTGGGCGACGTTCGGTGGCTTCGGCGGTCGCACGCGTCGTGGCGCGGGCGCGATTGCTGCGCAACTCGACGGCAAGCATGTCTGTGTCACTGCTGAGGAGGTGGCGCAGCAGGGGCTCGCGCTGCACCTTGGCCCCACCGAGGACAACGCCGAGGCCGCCTGGAACTTCGCGCTCAAGGCGATGAAGGAATACCGCCATGGCGCCAAGATTGGCAAGAGTCCCTGGCCAGAAGCCGACTCCATTCGCGACCTGACCAATCAAACGGGCCGATCAAGTCGTCACCCAGCGCGAATCGCTTTTCCACGCGCTGCATTTGGTCTGCCCATCATCACGCATTTCAAAGACCAGAAGCTCGGCGACCCGGTGGATACCGAACTCAAGCCCAGCGGCGACGATCGGGAGCGCATGGCATCGCCGATCATTCTGCGCCCAATCGCCTTGACACCCGGCACGTTTAGAGCCGGACTACTCTGCTTGCCCGCAGATCATCTGAAGTCATTGAGCCTGGACCTCCGCGAGACGAAAGGCAGCAAGAAACTCATCGGAACGTTCGGACCAACGGAGTGGTGGCCAGAAGGAGAGGCAGCGCGCCGGAAAAAGGCAAACGACATCGGGCCGATGCAGCGCACCAACCAGCACGATGTGCTGGCGGGTTTCGTCAGTCACTTCAAGTCGGCGGGTTCGCGCCAGGGCACCACCACTGTGCCCGACGCGCGCCGCGGTGGAACGTCGAATATCCGAGGTCCAGCACAACCTTCAGCGCTACCAAGCAAAACAGCGCCTAAACCCGAAGCGCCTGAAGAGACTCGGGAGTGTCAGGTCCTGCGCTTGTCGCCGAACGGTCGCTGCCTGGAAGCCAAGATCGACACCAAGCTCACCGTACTTGCCGCTGCGTCTGACTTCGATGCCTTGCTCGATCGGGTATCCGAAGACGTCCGCCAGCGGATTAAGAGCGGCAAGACATCCGGCAAATGGCGGGTGACGTTCGTCAACAAGAAGCTCACTAAGGTGGAGCCGATCTCATGA
- the cas10 gene encoding type III-B CRISPR-associated protein Cas10/Cmr2, whose protein sequence is MSAWLLKMSFGPVGSMIKAARRNRDLWAGSRLLADCVRAAALSLEQESGGKLIYPISDLLHDGHRESNVSNVLLASFASGDQGSIRQAFDKARQAAMSRLTAMGEKAKSTWLDSEPADSLRSDLFDAQIADALECYGAWTPQRTDHEGGYASAYEHLKKLFDARKATREFSQCAVDDKGVPKSSLDGLNGSVLKPKKHLQYKTIKKFALGRGEQLDALGLIKRSEDPPGRFVPLSRVAVEPWLQVLRAARAEDKSLTEALQDIEIAYGKLVATGVATKVDADLFDDMLFDAALLFPSRLSRELADLDRLIVDLKDSEFSDADARTARELIAEIQKKLIPIWKQYGHPNPYAALLVADGDKMGKFVGAAASDTEHRDISRAIAEFSEGVPSIARAHQGQAVFCGGEDLMIVMPINRLLGVAESLSQSFLSTIRPQHEAMWQRLAAEGIPESARPALPTLRVGIAICHAMEPLSQIRTYADEAESLAKGLELPKSLRGHALGLRLHLRAGHQLQARLRFDDPEAFAALRTWLAAYGSRSADVTEAPTGALTPEALEELGTAPGRLGYDLRDLIARYRRYRITEPEPLLATEFERLLIRANESGGDGKLSAPLKAALRARLQALVPAKPDAFEPYERLASELILARWLASATDLGED, encoded by the coding sequence ATGAGTGCCTGGCTACTGAAAATGTCATTCGGCCCAGTTGGATCAATGATCAAGGCCGCGCGCCGCAATCGCGATCTCTGGGCCGGCAGCCGCTTGCTGGCCGACTGCGTGCGGGCGGCGGCCTTGTCACTAGAGCAGGAATCGGGCGGCAAGTTGATTTATCCGATCAGCGATTTGCTGCACGATGGCCATCGCGAGAGCAATGTCTCGAACGTGCTGCTTGCGAGTTTTGCTTCTGGTGACCAAGGCTCAATTCGGCAGGCCTTCGACAAGGCACGGCAAGCTGCCATGAGCCGACTCACGGCAATGGGCGAGAAAGCCAAGAGCACTTGGCTGGATTCCGAGCCCGCTGACTCCCTTCGCAGCGACCTGTTCGACGCCCAAATCGCCGACGCCTTGGAGTGCTACGGTGCCTGGACCCCACAGCGGACGGACCATGAAGGCGGCTACGCCTCGGCGTATGAACACCTGAAGAAGCTCTTTGATGCCCGCAAAGCGACGCGTGAATTCAGCCAATGCGCCGTCGATGACAAGGGCGTCCCGAAGAGCAGTCTGGATGGGCTCAATGGTTCGGTACTAAAGCCGAAGAAGCATCTCCAGTACAAAACCATCAAGAAGTTTGCCCTGGGCCGCGGTGAGCAATTAGACGCGCTCGGCTTGATCAAGCGATCAGAAGACCCGCCCGGGCGCTTTGTGCCACTCAGCCGAGTGGCCGTGGAACCTTGGTTGCAAGTCCTGCGGGCAGCACGCGCGGAAGACAAATCACTCACAGAGGCGCTTCAAGATATCGAAATCGCCTATGGCAAGCTCGTCGCGACGGGCGTCGCCACCAAGGTCGATGCGGATCTCTTTGATGACATGCTGTTCGATGCAGCCCTCTTGTTCCCCTCTCGCCTCTCGCGTGAACTGGCCGACCTAGATCGGCTCATCGTGGACCTGAAGGATTCCGAATTCTCAGACGCGGACGCCCGAACTGCGCGCGAGCTGATCGCCGAGATTCAAAAGAAGCTCATTCCCATCTGGAAGCAGTACGGGCATCCGAACCCGTATGCCGCGTTGCTGGTTGCCGACGGCGACAAGATGGGCAAATTCGTTGGTGCGGCGGCGTCCGACACGGAGCATCGCGACATATCGCGCGCAATCGCAGAATTCTCTGAGGGTGTCCCCAGTATCGCACGCGCCCATCAAGGCCAAGCCGTGTTCTGCGGCGGTGAGGACTTAATGATCGTGATGCCCATCAACCGATTGCTGGGCGTTGCGGAGTCTCTGAGCCAGTCGTTCCTGTCGACCATCCGGCCTCAACATGAGGCGATGTGGCAACGTCTTGCTGCGGAAGGCATCCCCGAGTCCGCTCGTCCTGCACTACCCACGCTTCGCGTTGGTATCGCCATTTGCCACGCGATGGAACCTTTAAGTCAGATCAGAACGTATGCCGACGAAGCGGAATCGCTCGCAAAAGGGCTAGAACTGCCGAAGTCACTGCGCGGTCATGCGCTCGGACTCCGCCTGCATTTGCGGGCAGGGCACCAACTCCAGGCACGCTTGCGCTTTGATGATCCAGAGGCGTTCGCAGCGTTGCGGACTTGGCTTGCTGCCTACGGCAGTCGCAGTGCCGATGTCACCGAAGCGCCAACGGGTGCTCTGACGCCAGAGGCGCTTGAGGAACTGGGCACGGCGCCCGGACGCTTGGGCTATGACCTACGTGACCTGATCGCACGCTACCGGCGCTATCGGATTACTGAGCCAGAGCCCCTCCTCGCGACCGAGTTCGAACGCTTGTTGATCCGCGCCAACGAAAGTGGTGGCGATGGCAAGCTCAGTGCGCCACTAAAGGCCGCGCTCCGTGCGCGTCTGCAAGCGCTGGTACCCGCAAAGCCCGATGCGTTCGAACCCTATGAGCGACTGGCCAGCGAGTTGATTCTGGCCCGCTGGCTGGCTTCCGCAACCGATCTAGGTGAGGACTGA